The following proteins are encoded in a genomic region of Magallana gigas chromosome 1, xbMagGiga1.1, whole genome shotgun sequence:
- the LOC105340014 gene encoding IgGFc-binding protein, whose translation MDKSTSFLCWTAIFIILHGEIRSQPIYENYKEDCLMTNRTDSYYKEVYDREIFLENYVNTLEKELNICRDAPAETFTPRSTASGHDLSLGSRGKGFLVLFMKHYEGTPKNVYVTSEKGVQINITTSYRLDPSLKMQIDMSLKILSSHHFLFPNKIELKYFQKEFKSVLIETSDDVFVVSLDGAYGTADGTTIIPIHKLSTRYVVITAQPLSRKSQLAVAALENNTRISIRFRMKQYTSINIEGSTYYNGDAFIFSLDRFETYQIAHSTDLTGTFIESSNPIAAFSGNDCTEFNGGNYIDHLLEQLPPADTIDKSYIVPPNSDGRGTIIRITATQLSDVYYMIGTVIRTRLLERYGFFDIRISSNQTCYIKSTEPILVTGFGLHSNSSTLGDPSMTIVPGINQYLNYYKIPIPTGYVHNVVSFMIKESSKAFIRINNAILNAADIVFEDSLLAGNITYSVVSILVTQGEFKAFTLDGERFGVMVSGIKKNQAYGFSGNSLLP comes from the exons ACAGAGAAATTTTCCTTGAAAACTACGTAAACACTTTGGAAAAGGAACTAAACATATGCAGAG atGCACCTGCTGAAACCTTTACACCACGGTCCACTGCATCTGGTCACGATTTGTCATTAG GGTCTAGGGGAAAAGGATTTCTAGTATTATTCATGAAACATTATGAGGGTACACCAAAGAATGTTTACGTTACTTCAGAAAAAGGAGTTCAGATTAATATTACAACTTCCTATCGTCTAGACCCTTCGTTAAAAATGCAGATAGACATGAGTTTGAAAATTCTTTCGagtcatcatttcctatttccgAATAAAATTgaactaaaatattttcaaaaggaaTTTAAGTCAGTGTTGATAGAAACTTCCGATGACGTCTTTGTTGTTAGCTTAGATGGCGCCTATGGTACCGCTGACGGAACAACAATCATACCAATACATAAACTATCTACACGATATGTAGTGATAACAGCACAACCATTATCTCGAAAAAGCCAGCTGGCAGTGGCAGCACTGGAAAACAACACAAGAATTTCAATCAGATTTCGAATGAAACAGTATACGTCAATAAATATAGAAGGTAGCACATACTACAACGGTGACGCATTTATCTTTTCTCTTGATCGTTTTGAAACATATCAAATTGCGCATAGTACTGATTTAACAGGAACTTTCATCGAATCTTCGAATCCAATTGCAGCTTTCTCGGGAAACGATTGCACCGAATTTAATGGCGGGAACTACATTGATCATCTTTTGGAACAATTACCTCCAGCTGACACAATAGACAAAAGTTATATAGTACCTCCTAATTCGGATGGAAGGGGCACAATAATACGCATTACAGCAACACAATTGTCAGACGTATATTATATGATCGGAACTGTTATTCGAACGAGGTTATTAGAGAGATACGGTTTTTTCGACATCCGAATCTCAAGCAACCAGACTTGCTATATTAAATCAACAGAACCCATCTTAGTAACCGGATTTGGCTTGCACTCAAATTCCTCAACGCTGGGTGATCCATCAATGACAATCGTACCGGGAATAAACCAATACCTTAACTACTACAAAATACCTATTCCCACAGGATATGTCCATAATGTTGTATCGTTTATGATAAAAGAATCCTCAAAAGCTTTTATCCGGATCAATAATGCAATACTAAATGCAGCTGATATTGTGTTTGAAGATAGCTTGTTAGCTGGGAATATTACATACAGTGTTGTATCAATCCTTGTAACACAGGGGGAGTTTAAAGCGTTTACGTTGGACGGTGAACGTTTTGGAGTTATGGTGtctggaattaaaaaaaaccaagcaTACGGATTTTCCGGAAACTCTTTACTACCATAA